A window of Fragaria vesca subsp. vesca linkage group LG7, FraVesHawaii_1.0, whole genome shotgun sequence contains these coding sequences:
- the LOC101309777 gene encoding linoleate 13S-lipoxygenase 2-1, chloroplastic-like, producing the protein MNSQLQQESHLDELISHHENSSLANILRHRRGVRPCKVSNDALEAADDQAAALTIKAVVTVIATAGGFLSTIGITHHLEDLLGKTFLLELVSAELDPKTGTEKEAIKGHLRRVRRDVKEVIYESELSVPAGFGEIGAVQIENEHRKEIYIQTIDLTGFPNGSTLTIPCKSWVHSKHNNTQKRVFFTNKSYLPSETPSGLKRLREMELRILRGNGEGERKTSDRIYDYDLYNDLGDPDNNLIRPVLGGKEHPYPRRCRTGRPHSETDPLSEETSSSVYIPRDEAFSEEKHLTFNGKTLKSVLHALLPQLEITLIDRDLGFPLFKEIDSLFNEGIALPKPQTIGFLRSVIPKLVNAVSDGKKDILLFETPAMLDRDKFSWFRDEEFSRQTLAGLNPFSIELVKEWPLKSKLDPEIYGSPESLITTELVEKEIKGFMTVNEALDKKKLFLLDYHDLLIPLVKKVREIEGTTLYGSRTLFFLTENGCLRPIAIELTRPPIGDKPQWKQVFIPCWDATGVWLWRLAKAHVCAHDSGYHELVIHWLRTHCVTEPYIIAANRQMSAMHPIYRLLHPHFRYTMAINALSRGSLINAGGVIESCFSPGKYSMEVSSAAYEKLWRFDMEALPADLVRRGMAVEDPTAEHGLKLTIEDYPFANDGLILWDAIKKWVSDYVNHYYQDASVVECDEELQGWWTEVRTKGHEDKKDEPWWPVLKTPEDLVHVLTTIIWVTSGHHAAVNFGQYTYAGYFPNRPAIARTNMPCEDPSDEDYKTFLAKPETALLNCFPSKIQATTVMAVIDVLSEHSPDEEYIGEILEPSWTENPIIMDGFQRFKDSLKELERTINERNLNKKLRNRVGAGVVPYELLKPFSKPGVTGMGVPNSISI; encoded by the exons ATGAATTCTCAGCTGCAGCAGGAATCCCACTTGGATGAGCTGATCAGTCACCATGAAAATTCCTCCCTTGCCAACATCCTTCGCCACCGCCGCGGTGTCCGCCCTTGCAAAGTTTCCAATGATGCACTCGAAGCAGCAGATGATCAAGCTGCAGCACTAACCATAAAAGCTGTAGTTACGGTCATAGCAACAGCCGGAGGCTTCCTATCAACTATAGGGATCACTCATCACCTCGAGGACTTGCTAGGCAAAACCTTTCTGCTGGAGCTAGTTAGCGCCGAGCTTGATCCCA AGACGGGAACAGAGAAGGAAGCGATCAAGGGGCACCTTCGCAGAGTGAGAAGAGACGTCAAGGAGGTGATATATGAGAGTGAGTTGAGCGTCCCAGCAGGTTTCGGAGAAATCGGAGCTGTTCAGATTGAGAATGAGCACCGCAAGGAGATTTACATCCAGACCATCGACCTCACCGGCTTCCCAAATGGCTCCACTCTCACCATTCCCTGTAAATCGTGGGTTCATTCCAAGCATAATAATACACAGAAGAGAGTTTTCTTCACCAACAAG TCTTACTTGCCATCAGAGACTCCAAGTGGGTTGAAGAGGCTTAGAGAAATGGAGCTGAGAATTTTGCGAGGGAATGGTGAGGGCGAAAGGAAAACGTCGGACAGGATTTACGATTATGATCTATATAATGATCTTGGAGATCCAGATAACAATCTGATTAGGCCAGTCCTCGGCGGCAAAGAACATCCATACCCTAGGCGCTGCAGAACAGGACGCCCGCACAGTGAAACTG ACCCATTATCTGAAGAAACAAGCTCCAGTGTGTATATACCAAGAGATGAAGCGTTTTCAGAGGAGAAACATCTCACTTTCAACGGAAAGACACTAAAATCTGTGCTGCACGCTTTGCTCCCTCAGCTTGAGATAACACTCATTGATCGGGACTTGGGATTCCCACTCTTCAAAGAAATAGATTCATTGTTTAATGAAGGCATCGCGTTGCCTAAGCCCCAAACAATTGGGTTTCTTAGGTCCGTCATTCCAAAGCTAGTGAATGCTGTTAGTGATGGGAAGAAAGATATTTTGCTCTTTGAGACCCCTGCAATGCTTGATC GTGATAAATTTTCCTGGTTCAGAGACGAGGAATTTTCACGGCAAACTCTAGCTGGTCTTAATCCATTTAGTATTGAGCTAGTTAAG GAATGGCCACTGAAAAGTAAGCTTGACCCTGAGATTTACGGCTCACCTGAATCATTGATCACAACTGAACTGGTGGAGAAAGAGATTAAGGGATTCATGACTGTAAATGAG GCCTTGGACAAAAAGAAGCTGTTTCTCTTGGATTATCATGACCTGCTCATTCCTCTAGTTAAAAAAGTGAGAGAAATTGAAGGGACTACGTTGTATGGTTCTCGGACACTATTTTTTCTCACTGAGAATGGATGTCTAAGGCCTATTGCTATTGAACTTACTCGACCACCAATTGGTGACAAGCCACAATGGAAGCAAGTCTTCATCCCCTGCTGGGATGCCACAGGTGTCTGGCTATGGAGGCTTGCTAAAGCTCATGTTTGTGCTCATGACTCTGGCTATCATGAGCTTGTGATCCACTG GCTGCGGACTCATTGTGTGACAGAGCCATACATAATTGCCGCTAATCGGCAAATGAGTGCTATGCATCCCATCTATAGACTTCTTCATCCTCATTTTCGATATACAATGGCAATCAATGCTCTGTCTCGAGGAAGCCTCATTAATGCAGGCGGAGTCATTGAGAGTTGCTTTTCACCGGGGAAGTACTCTATGGAGGTCAGTTCTGCTGCCTATGAAAAGCTCTGGCGCTTTGACATGGAAGCTTTACCCGCAGATCTAGTAAGAAG AGGAATGGCAGTTGAGGATCCTACAGCTGAGCATGGTCTGAAGCTAACAATAGAAGACTACCCGTTTGCAAACGACGGTCTTATTCTTTGGGATGCCATTAAGAAGTGGGTGAGCGACTATGTAAATCACTACTACCAAGACGCTAGTGTTGTTGAATGTGATGAGGAGCTTCAAGGTTGGTGGACAGAAGTTAGAACTAAAGGCCATGAAGACAAAAAAGATGAGCCATGGTGGCCTGTTCTGAAAACCCCAGAAGATCTCGTTCATGTTTTGACAACAATAATTTGGGTGACATCCGGTCATCATGCAGCAGTGAACTTTGGTCAGTACACATATGCTGGATACTTCCCGAACAGACCTGCAATAGCTCGAACAAACATGCCATGTGAAGATCCATCCGATGAAGATTACAAAACTTTTCTGGCAAAACCTGAAACAGCACTGCTAAACTGCTTTCCCTCAAAGATTCAAGCAACAACTGTGATGGCTGTGATTGATGTGTTATCGGAACATTCACCTGATGAGGAGTATATTGGTGAGATTTTGGAGCCATCTTGGACTGAAAATCCTATTATAATGGATGGTTTTCAGCGCTTTAAAGACAGTTTAAAAGAGCTAGAAAGAACCATCAATGAGAGGAACCTCAATAAAAAACTAAGAAACAGAGTTGGAGCAGGGGTTGTTCCATACGAGCTGCTGAAACCATTCTCAAAACCTGGGGTCACTGGAATGGGAGTCCCTAATAGCATCTCCATCTAA
- the LOC101309490 gene encoding putative disease resistance protein At3g14460-like codes for MHHLVGDLARWAAGEVCLRLEDKVDGRCSRKTRHSSYIPSQYDGVNKFEAFTEAKRLRTFLPLRLSEDFCNYVTCMVTLDLLPKLEYLRVLSLNGYQITELPNSIGNLKHLRYLDLSHTLMSLPESICTLCNLQTLILESCSRLKTLPTNMWYLSNLSHLNNSDVPSLEGMPPRLSQLCNLRTLPNFVVGKDSHSRVREIRPLSLLRGTLCLSRLENVNDVGDARRTNLSCKEGIDTLQLEWNYRAENGLLVLDMLKPHNKMKEVFIKGYGGLQFSAWIADPLFSYMVLVRLENCKNCRFLPPLGQLPSLQTLCIRNMSGVAKVGLEFCGEGTLSFPALETLIFEDMKNWKDFPCQGYQGLGAFPSLKILSVKRCRKLEGELPHDLDLLRKLEIHECNELVVSIANYKQLCELNVRDCKGVSYKSEHHFELLKSIYLSDFSVLRFQTGEFMTGLKKVGQLMIANGDELSTEWQNEEEEQASSSSPSLEYLSISNCPCLISLSSRGQLPKALKHLYIRDCEQLETISEGFCDDTCLEEVHIGRCENLKSLPEGLCLLTTLRRLTVFVCASLISFPRGGLPTRASNLTSLVISDCQRWNVFPKGMINLNSLQEPVIGSCEGLASILEEGFPPNLTSLILLNPRNCKPLRDWGLHLHRLSSLTELCIQGVDQDLVSFPPEEMLLPTSLIKLTIGFFPNLRRISSQGLQVLTSLESLRIDDYPKLASIPEDLPFSLTQLYIFDDCPVLRKRYKPDVPRSTELKDMRNAQRSELILVSAEHLW; via the exons ATGCATCACCTTGTTGGTGATCTGGCTCGATGGGCAGCAGGAGAAGTTTGTCTCAGGTTGGAGGATAAAGTGGATGGTAGATGTTCTCGAAAAACACGTCATTCGTCATACATTCCCAGTCAGTATGATGGGGTTAACAAGTTTGAGGCATTCACCGAAGCCAAGCGTTTGCGTACTTTTCTACCACTGAGGCTTTCAGAAGACTTCTGTAATTATGTGACTTGTATGGTAACTCTTGATCTACTGCCGAAATTGGAATACTTGCGGGTACTCTCTTTGAATGGTTATCAGATAACTGAGTTGCCGAATTCAATTGGTAACTTGAAGCATCTACGGTACCTTGATCTTTCTCATACACTAATGAGTCTGCCTGAATCAATATGCACCCTTTGTAACTTACAAACATTAATCTTAGAAAGTTGTTCTAGACTGAAGACACTGCCTACAAATATGTGGTACTTATCAAATCTGAGCCACCTGAACAATTCAGATGTGCCTTCATTGGAAGGAATGCCTCCACGGCTAAGTCAACTGTGCAATTTGCGAACGTTGCCGAATTTTGTGGTGGGCAAAGATAGTCACTCAAGGGTAAGAGAGATAAGACCCCTATCTCTTCTTCGAGGGACATTGTGCCTCTCAAGATTGGAAAATGTGAATGATGTTGGAGATGCAAGGAGGACCAACTTAAGTTGCAAGGAAGGGATTGATACATTGCAGCTGGAATGGAACTATAGAGCAGAGAATGGATTGCTCGTCCTTGACATGTTAAAACCTCATAATAAGATGAAAGAGGTGTTCATCAAGGGTTATGGTGGTTTGCAGTTTTCAGCATGGATTGCAGATCCTTTATTCTCTTATATGGTGCTTGTGAGGTTAGAAAATTGCAAAAACTGTAGATTCTTGCCACCGCTTGGACAATTGCCTTCTCTCCAAACACTATGTATTAGAAATATGTCTGGAGTTGCAAAGGTTGGCCTAGAGTTCTGTGGAGAGGGTACATTGTCTTTTCCAGCATTGGAGACCCTTATTTTTGAGGATATGAAAAACTGGAAAGACTTTCCTTGCCAAGGATATCAAGGACTTGGAGCTTTCCCTTCCTTGAAAATACTTTCAGTGAAAAGATGTCGCAAACTGGAGGGTGAGTTACCTCACGACCTTGATTTGCTAAGAAAACTTGAGATTCATGAGTGTAATGAACTGGTGGTTTCAATTGCCAACTACAAACAGCTCTGTGAACTAAACGTTCGTGATTGCAAAGGGGTGTCGTATAAAAGTGAGCACCACTTTGAGTTGCTCAAATCTATTTATCTTTCAGATTTTTCAGTGCTGAGATTTCAAACTGGAGAATTCATGACCGGATTAAAAAAAGTGGGACAGTTAATGATAGCTAATGGTGATGAACTTTCAACTGAATGGCAGAATGAAG AGGAGGAGCAGGCCTCTTCTTCGTCTCCTTCTCTTGAGTACCTGAGCATATCTAACTGTCCATGTCTTATCTCCTTATCATCCAGAGGTCAATTGCCGAAGGCACTTAAACACCTTTACATAAGGGATTGCGAACAACTGGAGACAATATCTGAGGGCTTCTGTGATGACACTTGCCTTGAAGAAGTTCATATAGGGCGTTGTGAAAATCTGAAATCCTTACCAGAGGGCCTGTGTCTTCTTACCACTCTTCGTAGGTTAACTGTATTTGTCTGTGCAAGTCTTATTTCCTTCCCAAGAGGAGGATTACCAACAAGGGCCTCCAACCTGACATCCCTTGTTATATCTGACTGTCAACGATGGAACGTCTTCCCCAAAGGCATGATCAACCTCAATTCTCTCCAGGAGCCGGTGATTGGCAGCTGTGAAGGTTTGGCTTCCATTCTAGAGGAGGGTTTTCCCCCCAACCTAACATCACTTATCCTCTTGAATCCCAGAAATTGTAAGCCACTCAGGGACTGGGGATTGCACTTGCACAGACTCAGTTCTCTAACAGAGTTATGCATTCAAGGTGTCGATCAAGATTTGGTGTCCTTTCCACCAGAGGAGATGCTGCTTCCTACATCTCTCATTAAACTTACCATTGGATTCTTCCCGAATTTGAGACGAATATCCAGCCAGGGCCTTCAAGTACTCACCTCTCTTGAATCTCTTAGAATTGATGATTACCCAAAGCTTGCATCCATTCCAGAGGATCTGCCCTTTTCACTCACACAACTTTACATCTTTGATGATTGTCCTGTGCTTAGAAAGAGATATAAACCAGATGTACCAAG ATCAACAGAGCTAAAGGACATGAGAAATGCTCAAAGATCAGAACTGATCCTAGTTTCAGCTGAACATCTCTGGTAA
- the LOC101308913 gene encoding uncharacterized protein LOC101308913: MASNEVEVDDKAEWSAKNEGKFIRILHEHVKKGDMQTSTFKKKIWNEISDELFAETTKRYLVPQLKSKFNRLRKKHREFSDLIEHTGFGWDPIANTVTASEEVWATYIKRVSGVKPYRKKGLEHYEILGEIFNTSTATDDERELEKKFLNNGVHINLDEDFNVNNAQTETRAKRKAVTEAPSSERRTKKWDKMEAYLEICGEVMKKKLQQKKEKNAEENKEKYSIEECVQIIERLGDIDGATFTKVMEKFIVVEWRRLFLTISDERRRAWLANL, encoded by the exons ATGGCCTCTAATGAAGTGGAAGTTGATGACAAAGCCGAATGGTCTGCTAAGAATGAAGGAAAATTCATTCGTATTTTGCATGAGCATGTTAAGAAAGGAGACATGCAAACATCTACTTTCAAAAAGAAAATCTGGAACGAAATAAGTGATGAGTTGTTTGCTGAAACTACAAAAAGATATCTTGTGCCACAACTCAAGTCTAAGTTTAATAGACTGCGCAAAAAACATCGTGAGTTTTCTGATTTGATTGAGCATACCGGATTTGGATGGGATCCTATTGCAAACACTGTTACCGCATCAGAGGAAGTATGGGCTACATATATCAAG AGAGTGTCAGGAGTGAAACCCTATCGTAAGAAAGGCTTGGAGCATTATGAAATTTTAGGGGAAATATTTAACACTTCTACTGCAACAG ATGATGAGCGAGAGTTAGAGAAAAAGTTTCTTAACAATGGAGTTCATATCAATCTTGATGAGGATTTCAATGTCAATAATGCTCAAACTGAGACAAGGGCAAAAAGAAAAGCTGTGACAGAGGCTCCATCTTCGGAGCGTCGTACAAAGAAATGGGACAAAATGGAAGCCTACTTAGAAATTTGTGGTGAGGTGATGAAAAAAAAGCTGCAACAAAAAAAAGAAAAAAATGCTGAAGAGAATAAGGAGAAGTATTCCATTGAAGAGTGTGTGCAGATTATCGAAAGGTTGGGAGACATTGACGGTGCCACATTTACTAAAGTGATGGAAAAGTTTATTGTTGTTGAATGGAGGAGGCTTTTTCTTACCATATCAGATGAAAGGAGAAGAGCTTGGCTTGCTAATCTCTAG